Proteins encoded by one window of Planctomycetota bacterium:
- a CDS encoding crossover junction endodeoxyribonuclease RuvC translates to MIRLLGLDPGTRLTGYGVIDYDPADPLRPGLVDAGVFRLDTKLGIPARLVDLADSLDEVLAEHRPQAAAIEEVYAHYKHPRTAIIMAHARGVLLAGCARRHVAIHEVAANRVKQSLVGFGHAGKAQMQRAIQSTFDLAEAPEPPDVADALAVALCLARSGAVDDHPVADV, encoded by the coding sequence ATGATCCGCCTGCTCGGGCTCGACCCCGGCACCCGCCTGACCGGCTACGGCGTCATCGACTACGACCCCGCCGACCCGCTCCGGCCGGGCCTGGTCGATGCCGGCGTCTTCCGACTCGACACCAAGCTCGGCATCCCCGCTCGCCTGGTCGACCTCGCCGATTCGCTCGACGAAGTCCTGGCCGAGCACCGCCCGCAGGCCGCGGCGATCGAGGAGGTCTACGCCCACTACAAGCACCCGCGGACCGCCATCATCATGGCCCACGCCCGCGGCGTCCTCCTGGCCGGCTGTGCCCGTCGGCACGTCGCGATCCACGAGGTCGCCGCCAACCGCGTCAAGCAATCCCTCGTCGGCTTCGGCCACGCCGGCAAGGCCCAGATGCAGCGTGCGATCCAGTCGACGTTCGACCTGGCGGAGGCCCCCGAACCCCCCGACGTCGCCGACGCCCTCGCCGTCGCCCTCTGCCTCGCCCGCAGCGGCGCGGTCGACGACCACCCCGTCGCCGACGTCTGA